In Limisalsivibrio acetivorans, one genomic interval encodes:
- a CDS encoding SNF2-related protein codes for MSTGYHAKYIAHKLTSQNSSDDFSKLSMSLFDATVDLNPHQIEASLFALNNPLSKGVILADEVGLGKTIEAGLVLCQFWSERKRDIIVICPASLRKQWANELYEKFSIPSIIIDSKKYKELKKEGSENPFKQKHVIITSFHFAARLRDELKLVSWDLAVIDEAHKLRNAHQQSNFMGQSLRWALEDVYKILLTATPLQNSLMELYGLSTLIDDNLFGEPASFRSMYMNYGADIEDLRNRLSQFCKRTLRRQVLEYIKYTERRALTQPFNPTTEEHKLYDAISEFLLREDTYAIPTNQRHLVVLILRKLLASSSAAIASTLETIKNRLISIKEGVKDNRDLVDRIIDEEEIEDDFLEEDIEVTETSDNENKIDLKKLEAEILELDQYIRWAKSIGIDSKTRALMSALKVGFAEMQKMGAAKKAVIFTESRKTQDYLANFLESNGYYGKVVLFNGSNNSENTKQIYNDWLTKNLDSGKSTSSKAIDIRAALIDYFEDEGEIFIATEAAAEGVNLQFCSLVINYDLPWNPQRVEQRIGRCHRYGQKHDVVVINFINKRNAADMRIYELLEQKFNLFNGVFGASDEVLGSIESGVDFEKRVLKIYQECRTEKEIEKAFNQLQQEMDEQIKSRMTDVKEQLFEHFDEDVHSRLKFRLEDTKRQLRRFEKDFWTLTRFILSDKAKFNDTECSFSLKDSPAPHIKTGNYHMVSKDHVNIHGDYLYRLSHPLGEYVLDCGKQYPVETASVEFDISNHPNKISIVEGLKGKSGCMMLEKLVISGLSSEEYLLFSAIDDSGKSIDQEVCEKLFYCSGKVASTQNIDTEQAERLKKESDVHSKATIYASAERDNEFFKHEQEKLTKWAEDMITSLESELAAAKSQEKAIRRELDLATTVEEQVELQKKLKAKEREKKRLRQEIFDREDEIENKRDILIEALKKKLSQKTTQETLFIIRWSVV; via the coding sequence GTGTCAACAGGCTATCATGCAAAATATATTGCTCACAAGCTAACTTCACAAAACTCAAGTGATGATTTTTCAAAGCTTTCAATGTCACTTTTTGATGCCACTGTTGACCTTAACCCACACCAGATAGAAGCTTCGCTCTTTGCTCTTAATAATCCTTTGTCAAAGGGAGTAATCTTAGCTGATGAGGTTGGCTTAGGTAAAACTATTGAGGCAGGACTTGTTTTATGTCAGTTCTGGAGCGAAAGAAAGCGAGATATTATTGTAATCTGCCCAGCCTCATTAAGAAAACAGTGGGCAAACGAGTTATATGAGAAATTCAGTATACCAAGCATAATTATCGACTCTAAGAAATATAAAGAGTTAAAAAAAGAGGGTTCAGAAAACCCATTTAAACAAAAACATGTCATAATCACTTCTTTTCATTTTGCAGCTAGATTGAGAGATGAGCTAAAACTTGTATCATGGGACCTGGCAGTAATAGATGAAGCACACAAGCTAAGAAATGCACACCAGCAAAGCAATTTTATGGGACAATCATTAAGATGGGCACTTGAAGATGTTTATAAGATTCTTTTGACAGCCACCCCGCTGCAAAACTCACTCATGGAACTATACGGCCTTTCCACTCTAATAGATGACAACCTTTTTGGAGAACCTGCATCGTTCCGTTCTATGTACATGAACTATGGGGCTGATATTGAAGATCTGAGGAACAGGCTAAGCCAATTTTGCAAAAGAACATTGAGGCGTCAGGTTTTAGAATATATAAAATATACAGAAAGAAGAGCACTTACCCAACCTTTCAACCCCACAACCGAAGAGCATAAATTATATGACGCAATATCTGAATTTCTATTACGTGAAGATACATACGCAATACCTACAAACCAGCGACACCTGGTTGTCCTTATACTTAGAAAATTGCTGGCCTCATCATCTGCAGCAATAGCATCAACTCTGGAAACCATAAAAAACAGGCTTATCAGCATAAAAGAAGGTGTGAAGGATAACCGGGATCTGGTGGACAGGATAATTGATGAAGAGGAGATTGAAGATGATTTTCTGGAAGAAGACATAGAGGTTACAGAAACCTCTGACAATGAGAACAAAATTGATTTAAAAAAGCTAGAAGCAGAAATACTTGAGCTCGACCAATATATAAGATGGGCAAAGAGCATAGGTATAGATTCAAAAACCAGGGCTTTGATGAGTGCCTTAAAGGTTGGTTTTGCAGAGATGCAAAAAATGGGGGCAGCAAAAAAGGCAGTCATTTTTACCGAGTCCCGAAAAACTCAGGACTATCTGGCTAATTTCCTCGAAAGCAATGGATATTACGGCAAAGTTGTCTTATTTAACGGCAGTAATAACTCTGAAAATACAAAACAGATTTACAATGACTGGCTGACAAAAAATTTAGATAGCGGGAAATCAACAAGTTCGAAAGCTATAGACATTCGAGCAGCTTTAATTGATTATTTCGAAGACGAAGGTGAAATTTTTATAGCAACAGAAGCAGCGGCAGAAGGCGTAAACCTGCAGTTTTGCTCGCTGGTTATCAACTATGACTTACCATGGAACCCCCAGAGAGTAGAGCAAAGAATCGGAAGATGTCACCGTTACGGCCAAAAGCATGATGTTGTTGTTATCAATTTTATTAACAAAAGAAATGCCGCTGATATGAGGATATATGAACTTCTGGAGCAAAAGTTTAATCTTTTTAACGGAGTTTTCGGAGCTTCTGATGAAGTGCTCGGCTCTATAGAATCAGGAGTCGATTTTGAAAAACGGGTTTTAAAAATATATCAGGAATGCCGCACAGAAAAAGAAATTGAAAAAGCTTTCAATCAGCTGCAGCAGGAAATGGATGAGCAGATAAAGTCCCGTATGACTGATGTGAAAGAACAGCTGTTCGAACATTTTGACGAAGATGTTCATTCACGTCTCAAATTCAGACTGGAAGACACAAAAAGACAGCTGAGAAGGTTTGAGAAAGATTTCTGGACTTTAACAAGATTTATTCTATCAGATAAGGCCAAGTTCAATGATACTGAGTGCAGCTTCAGCCTTAAAGATTCACCCGCCCCTCATATTAAAACCGGAAACTACCATATGGTATCAAAAGACCATGTAAATATTCATGGAGACTATCTCTATCGTCTATCACACCCGTTGGGAGAATACGTTCTGGATTGCGGAAAGCAGTATCCTGTGGAAACAGCTTCCGTTGAGTTTGACATATCTAATCATCCGAACAAAATAAGTATTGTGGAAGGCTTAAAAGGAAAAAGCGGCTGTATGATGCTGGAAAAGCTCGTAATCTCTGGACTTTCGTCAGAAGAATATCTTTTGTTCTCTGCCATTGATGACAGCGGCAAAAGCATAGATCAGGAAGTTTGTGAAAAACTTTTTTACTGCAGTGGCAAAGTGGCAAGCACACAAAACATTGATACTGAGCAGGCAGAAAGACTTAAAAAAGAGTCGGATGTTCATTCAAAAGCGACTATTTATGCATCTGCAGAGAGAGATAATGAGTTTTTTAAACACGAACAGGAAAAACTGACAAAATGGGCAGAAGATATGATCACATCTCTTGAGAGTGAGCTTGCCGCAGCAAAATCTCAGGAAAAAGCGATACGAAGAGAATTGGACCTTGCAACAACAGTGGAAGAGCAGGTTGAACTGCAAAAAAAGCTTAAAGCGAAAGAAAGAGAAAAGAAAAGACTTCGTCAGGAGATATTTGACAGAGAAGACGAGATAGAAAACAAAAGAGACATACTTATAGAAGCCTTAAAGAAGAAGCTTTCACAAAAGACTACACAGGAGACGCTGTTTATTATACGATGGAGCGTTGTCTAA
- a CDS encoding DNA methyltransferase: protein MSENKYYEKLKKNLKEMFQMDRNDLDFGIYRIMNQKSAEIEDFLENKLLTQVKEDLEKTKSKTGKEELEKAIKDAESLGIDPNTNEKIIALKEKYDSLADINKVQSEIFSHLNNFFACYYSEGDFMSHRRYKPGKYAIPYEGEEVKLHWANSDQYYIKSSEDLKDYTFIASGKRVHFKLINASTEKDNVKEASDKKRMFVLCEDEPFIFENDELFIRFEYKAPESEKKQENLNKDAVSVLLNSADLGEWRNILSEPRPTDKNKERTLLEKHLNDYTAKHKFDYFIHKDLGGFLRRELDFYIKNEIMHLDDIENESAAKVEEYLDKIKVIRKIAGKIIDFLEQLENFQKKIWLKKKFVVETNWCITLDRIPESFYEEIAENDKQIEEWVDLFSIDKIELSTESPAFEKPLPVEFLKANEFLVLDTKFFSEDFKNRLLETFDDIDEQTDGLLIHSENFQALQLLQERYKEQVKCIYIDPPYNTGGDGFLYKDSYKHSSWYSMIKDRLKISGHLMSNTASIYTQIDYYETHRLREILDTLFFFQREIIWDIQVLSGFKTIAPNWVRGHETIYFHTKTEDYFFKKLKQPHTKEYEAMFNKLDTDGRKFMIAHGLKRYWDEVKDRGKPFGDVWNDIMSFQQQPTASERIGFSTQKPEKLLERIILSSTKKGEIVIDFFAGSGTTSVTACKLSRYFINIEVGSYFYSFMLPRMKKTLNGFTTSSSKVYNYKGGGIFKYIRLESYEDALDNLTPVRTEEQNNAFEQMSDTAKEEYILKYMLDVETKDNESMLNVKTFTKPFDYKINIRVDDELVPTKVNLVETFNYLIGLKVENFRSNYSGYEGLKTVEGRNLKDEKIIIIWRDIELIDNNKLDEWFKKQQFSAKEQEYDYFYVNGDNNIENWRKDNETWKVRLIDHEFPKLMFDVKDVM from the coding sequence ATGTCAGAAAACAAATATTACGAAAAGCTTAAAAAGAATCTAAAAGAGATGTTCCAGATGGACAGAAACGATCTGGACTTCGGCATATACAGAATAATGAACCAGAAGTCTGCAGAGATAGAAGACTTTCTGGAGAACAAACTTTTAACACAGGTTAAAGAAGATCTGGAGAAAACAAAATCTAAAACAGGTAAAGAAGAGCTTGAAAAAGCGATAAAAGACGCCGAGAGCTTAGGGATAGACCCTAACACTAACGAAAAAATTATCGCTTTGAAAGAAAAGTATGACTCTTTAGCAGACATAAATAAGGTTCAAAGCGAAATTTTTAGTCATCTTAATAACTTCTTTGCCTGTTATTACTCAGAAGGCGATTTTATGTCACACCGCCGTTACAAGCCGGGAAAATACGCCATCCCATACGAAGGCGAAGAGGTAAAGCTTCATTGGGCAAACAGTGATCAGTACTATATTAAGTCATCCGAGGATTTAAAAGACTATACGTTTATTGCAAGCGGCAAGAGAGTTCATTTCAAGCTGATAAACGCATCTACAGAAAAAGATAATGTAAAAGAAGCTTCCGATAAAAAGAGAATGTTTGTTCTTTGCGAGGATGAGCCTTTTATATTTGAAAATGATGAACTTTTTATAAGATTTGAATACAAAGCACCGGAATCCGAAAAAAAACAGGAAAACCTAAATAAGGATGCTGTTTCTGTTTTATTAAATTCAGCAGATTTGGGTGAATGGCGAAACATCTTATCTGAACCAAGACCAACTGACAAAAACAAAGAAAGAACACTTCTCGAGAAACATCTTAATGACTACACTGCCAAACATAAGTTTGACTACTTTATACACAAAGACCTAGGCGGTTTTCTGCGTCGAGAGCTGGATTTTTATATCAAAAACGAAATAATGCATCTGGATGATATCGAAAACGAATCTGCTGCTAAGGTCGAGGAATATCTTGATAAGATAAAAGTGATAAGAAAGATAGCAGGAAAAATAATCGACTTTCTTGAGCAGCTTGAAAATTTTCAGAAAAAAATCTGGTTGAAAAAGAAGTTTGTTGTCGAAACAAACTGGTGCATCACACTGGACAGGATTCCGGAAAGTTTTTACGAGGAGATTGCCGAGAATGATAAACAAATTGAAGAATGGGTTGACCTTTTTTCAATAGATAAAATTGAATTAAGCACAGAGTCACCCGCTTTTGAAAAACCATTGCCTGTTGAATTTTTAAAAGCGAACGAGTTCCTTGTTCTGGACACAAAGTTTTTCAGCGAAGATTTCAAAAACAGGCTACTCGAAACTTTTGATGATATAGATGAGCAGACAGACGGATTACTGATACATTCAGAGAATTTTCAGGCACTGCAGCTTTTGCAGGAAAGATACAAAGAGCAAGTAAAATGTATATATATTGACCCACCGTATAATACCGGTGGAGATGGTTTTTTATATAAGGATAGCTATAAACACTCCAGCTGGTATTCCATGATAAAAGATCGCTTAAAAATATCAGGACACCTGATGTCAAATACTGCCTCAATATATACACAAATAGATTACTATGAAACACACAGGCTTAGAGAAATTCTAGACACTCTATTTTTTTTCCAAAGGGAAATAATTTGGGATATTCAGGTTCTTTCAGGTTTTAAAACAATTGCGCCAAACTGGGTTCGAGGGCATGAAACAATTTATTTTCATACTAAAACTGAAGATTATTTTTTCAAAAAGCTTAAACAACCTCACACAAAAGAATATGAAGCAATGTTTAACAAGCTTGATACAGATGGTAGAAAATTCATGATAGCCCACGGATTAAAGAGATATTGGGACGAAGTTAAAGATAGAGGGAAACCGTTCGGTGATGTATGGAATGACATAATGTCTTTTCAACAGCAGCCAACAGCTTCCGAAAGAATCGGATTTTCAACTCAAAAACCAGAAAAGCTTCTTGAAAGAATAATTTTATCATCTACTAAAAAAGGTGAGATTGTTATCGACTTTTTTGCTGGGAGTGGAACAACTTCAGTGACCGCTTGTAAGCTTAGTAGATATTTTATAAATATTGAAGTTGGTAGTTACTTTTACAGCTTCATGCTACCAAGGATGAAAAAGACATTAAATGGCTTCACTACTTCTTCTTCGAAAGTATATAACTATAAAGGTGGCGGGATCTTCAAATACATACGTTTGGAATCATATGAAGATGCTTTAGATAACCTTACGCCAGTGAGAACTGAAGAACAAAACAATGCTTTCGAGCAGATGAGTGACACTGCAAAAGAAGAATATATACTGAAATATATGCTTGATGTTGAGACAAAAGATAACGAATCGATGCTTAACGTTAAAACATTCACAAAACCTTTTGATTATAAAATAAATATCAGAGTTGATGATGAACTTGTGCCTACTAAAGTTAATCTGGTTGAAACGTTTAATTATCTGATAGGCCTCAAGGTTGAAAACTTCAGAAGTAATTACAGTGGGTATGAAGGTCTAAAGACTGTTGAAGGTAGAAACCTTAAGGATGAAAAGATAATTATTATCTGGCGTGACATTGAACTTATTGATAATAACAAGCTTGATGAGTGGTTTAAAAAACAGCAGTTTTCAGCAAAAGAACAGGAATATGATTATTTCTATGTAAACGGCGACAACAATATTGAGAATTGGCGCAAAGACAATGAGACATGGAAAGTACGTCTGATTGATCATGAATTTCCTAAGCTTATGTTTGATGTAAAAGATGTGATGTAG
- a CDS encoding DEAD/DEAH box helicase family protein codes for MAKRKKKEELKFYHKLVLNQYICSLFETEKNDDGIYSFKILGKDFKDEGMEGWDNDGISYFYHNLTSRTNERDKLPDDKLKEYDNNIFRHTKKLSDARGEQVKWKYFQYFTLLFVEIYLDRYFSDRESLLKDLNDFLYDFNIEFTSKGLLSQPLPLYTEDDLHVLSVWNATGSGKTLLMHLNIFQLKHYIEKSGISKQYNKTILLTPNPGLSKQHLEELEISGIDGDFFNIDGTAQYNTDNVEIIDIYKLKDSSGKNTVAVSAFNSNNIVFVDEGHRGASGTVWKDMRDQLSEEGFAFEYSATFGQAVGSNAKLSKEYAKNILFDYSYKYFYNDGFGKDYSILNLPETENNENYHKYMTAGLISFYQQLKYYEDNKDKLAVFNIEKPLWVFIGRTVKSLTKDLSSDVEKIVLFIDEFIKDAKKTKEYISLILDGKLGLLDKLGRDIFSNKFTYLMNLKMSADDIFNDLNKVLFNSSSGAQLHVDYLKGSEGELALRVGDNEPFGVINVGESKKLADLLSKNVDVFEKDFSDSLFEGINDRGSTINLLIGSKKFSEGWNSWRVSTMGLLNVGKSEGSEIIQLFGRGVRLKGHEMSLKRSKELVGIDRPDFINIAETLNIFGVKADYMETFKKYLEEEGLPVKDNVFEIDIPVRNTLGDKKLRIPKIPSGLHFKTNAPKPTLRLDPTLFYGRPVEVNMYAQLQSIHSKGAAYIGDGIRHNEESFKEMHLAFMDFEQIYNELQMFKNERAWFNLNMPREAVREILNLDKWYIIKIPKDQMKFSSFEQVKLWEEIAVKLLKKYIERFYNRYKSGWENEHRRIEVLDGNDSNFIVEYSVLMDSSMTSLKAKLDDIVSSIDNNKFDDIVFSDKIHAFMFDWHLYQPLMYLKDNNVKIVPQSLVESEKTFVSDLKEYCENAEDKREIYLLRNLTKSKGIGFNIDTGTFFPDFILWIVDGETQHIKFIDPKGLRNLSGINDPKIRFCKDIKLLENKLGDKSTTLDSYIVVPTKEYDLPEWAQNEKELEENNILKQNTTGYVEKILSKI; via the coding sequence ATGGCTAAAAGAAAAAAGAAAGAAGAACTGAAATTTTATCACAAGCTTGTTCTTAACCAATATATTTGTTCTCTGTTTGAGACAGAAAAGAACGATGATGGTATTTATTCTTTTAAAATATTAGGTAAAGATTTTAAAGATGAAGGTATGGAAGGATGGGACAATGACGGTATTTCATATTTTTATCACAACCTTACATCCAGAACCAACGAAAGAGACAAATTGCCTGATGACAAGCTTAAAGAGTATGATAACAATATATTCAGACATACTAAAAAGCTAAGCGATGCCAGAGGAGAGCAGGTTAAATGGAAATATTTTCAATATTTTACACTTCTCTTCGTAGAAATATATCTGGATAGGTATTTTTCTGATAGAGAAAGTCTGCTTAAAGACCTTAATGACTTCCTTTATGATTTTAATATAGAATTCACTTCCAAAGGTTTGTTATCTCAACCTTTACCACTATACACTGAAGATGATCTGCATGTGCTTTCTGTATGGAATGCCACAGGGTCTGGCAAAACACTTTTGATGCATCTGAATATCTTTCAGCTTAAACATTACATAGAGAAAAGCGGTATAAGTAAACAGTATAACAAAACCATACTTCTTACACCTAATCCGGGACTATCTAAACAGCACCTTGAGGAGCTGGAAATATCCGGCATTGATGGTGATTTCTTCAATATTGATGGAACAGCTCAATACAATACAGATAATGTAGAGATTATCGATATTTATAAATTAAAAGATAGTTCAGGTAAAAATACAGTTGCAGTGAGTGCATTCAACAGTAACAACATTGTTTTTGTTGATGAAGGCCACAGAGGAGCATCCGGAACAGTTTGGAAAGATATGAGAGATCAACTGAGCGAAGAAGGTTTTGCGTTTGAATATTCTGCAACTTTCGGACAAGCAGTAGGCAGCAATGCTAAGCTTTCAAAAGAGTATGCAAAGAATATTCTTTTCGACTACTCTTATAAATATTTTTATAACGACGGCTTCGGAAAAGATTATTCAATACTCAATCTCCCTGAAACAGAAAACAATGAGAACTACCATAAATATATGACTGCAGGGCTGATTTCTTTCTATCAGCAGCTTAAATATTATGAGGATAATAAAGATAAGCTTGCAGTTTTTAATATTGAAAAACCTCTTTGGGTTTTTATCGGAAGAACTGTTAAGTCGCTGACTAAAGACTTGAGCTCTGACGTTGAAAAAATTGTACTGTTTATTGATGAATTTATTAAAGATGCCAAAAAGACAAAGGAGTATATATCACTCATTCTTGATGGCAAACTCGGCTTGCTGGATAAATTGGGTAGAGATATTTTTTCTAATAAGTTTACATACCTAATGAATCTGAAAATGTCTGCAGATGATATTTTTAATGATCTTAATAAGGTTTTGTTTAATTCAAGCTCCGGTGCTCAATTGCATGTTGATTACCTGAAAGGGAGCGAAGGTGAGCTTGCTTTGCGAGTGGGAGACAATGAACCTTTTGGAGTTATTAACGTTGGCGAATCAAAAAAGCTTGCTGACCTTTTAAGTAAAAATGTTGATGTTTTTGAGAAGGATTTTTCAGACTCGCTGTTTGAAGGGATAAATGATAGAGGCTCAACAATAAATCTGCTGATCGGTTCTAAAAAATTCAGCGAAGGGTGGAACAGTTGGCGAGTATCAACTATGGGGCTGCTAAATGTCGGCAAAAGCGAAGGCAGCGAGATAATACAGCTATTTGGTCGTGGAGTAAGGCTTAAGGGGCATGAGATGAGCCTAAAACGCTCAAAAGAGCTTGTTGGCATCGATAGACCTGATTTCATAAATATTGCCGAAACATTAAATATTTTCGGTGTAAAAGCAGATTATATGGAAACATTCAAAAAGTATCTAGAAGAAGAAGGTCTTCCTGTAAAAGATAATGTTTTTGAGATAGATATACCTGTCAGAAATACACTCGGAGATAAAAAGCTCAGAATACCAAAAATACCAAGCGGCTTACATTTCAAAACCAATGCACCAAAACCTACATTAAGGCTCGATCCAACATTGTTTTATGGAAGACCTGTAGAGGTGAACATGTATGCCCAGCTTCAGTCCATTCACTCAAAAGGTGCAGCATATATCGGAGACGGAATAAGGCATAATGAAGAAAGTTTTAAAGAAATGCACCTCGCTTTTATGGACTTTGAGCAAATATATAATGAACTGCAGATGTTTAAAAATGAAAGAGCTTGGTTCAACCTTAATATGCCCCGAGAAGCTGTCAGAGAGATATTAAACTTAGACAAATGGTACATTATAAAGATACCAAAGGATCAGATGAAGTTTTCCAGCTTTGAACAAGTTAAGCTTTGGGAAGAAATTGCTGTTAAACTTTTGAAAAAATATATTGAAAGGTTCTATAATCGCTATAAGTCAGGATGGGAAAACGAGCATAGAAGAATAGAAGTTCTTGATGGGAATGATAGCAACTTTATTGTTGAATATTCAGTTCTTATGGATTCAAGCATGACTTCGTTGAAAGCAAAGCTGGATGATATTGTCAGCTCTATAGATAATAATAAGTTTGATGATATCGTATTCAGCGATAAAATACATGCATTTATGTTTGACTGGCATCTATACCAGCCGCTTATGTATTTAAAAGATAATAATGTAAAAATAGTTCCTCAAAGCCTTGTTGAAAGTGAGAAAACTTTTGTAAGCGACTTAAAAGAATATTGTGAAAACGCTGAAGATAAAAGAGAGATATATCTTCTCAGAAACCTGACTAAGAGCAAAGGAATTGGATTCAATATTGATACCGGCACTTTTTTTCCTGATTTTATTTTATGGATTGTCGATGGAGAAACCCAGCATATAAAATTCATTGATCCTAAAGGATTAAGAAACTTGTCGGGGATTAATGACCCTAAAATAAGGTTTTGCAAAGATATTAAGCTTCTGGAGAACAAACTGGGAGATAAATCAACAACATTAGATTCTTATATAGTCGTTCCAACAAAAGAATATGATTTACCTGAATGGGCGCAGAACGAAAAAGAACTAGAGGAAAATAATATACTTAAACAAAATACAACCGGGTATGTTGAGAAGATATTATCGAAAATATAG
- a CDS encoding DUF1566 domain-containing protein: protein MKKIQLVMIVMLLMTSQVIAELTRNGSNGTVTDSRNDLMWQDDSDAASFTKQWQEAIDYCEALTLGGYNDWRLPNMRELLSIADRSTYDPAIDNTFQNVRSLLYWSSTTDAGNSYLAWSVDFNHGKSYDYLKLGHIDVRCVRSVE, encoded by the coding sequence ATGAAAAAGATCCAGTTGGTTATGATCGTGATGCTTTTAATGACATCTCAAGTGATTGCTGAGCTGACAAGGAACGGTTCGAATGGAACAGTAACTGACAGCAGAAACGATCTAATGTGGCAGGATGATTCTGATGCTGCTTCATTCACAAAACAATGGCAGGAAGCTATAGACTACTGCGAAGCTTTAACTCTCGGCGGGTACAACGACTGGCGGCTGCCTAATATGAGAGAGCTTCTTTCAATTGCAGACAGGTCAACATATGACCCTGCAATTGATAATACATTTCAGAATGTTCGTTCTTTGCTCTATTGGTCGTCCACTACGGATGCCGGTAATAGTTATCTTGCATGGTCAGTGGACTTCAACCACGGCAAAAGTTACGACTACTTAAAGTTGGGTCATATCGATGTGCGTTGTGTTCGTTCCGTAGAGTGA